Proteins from one Verrucomicrobiota bacterium genomic window:
- the chrA gene encoding chromate efflux transporter codes for MGVADPIKPNFSEAVRLWLKIGCIGFGGPSGQIAILQAEVVEKRGWIKEAEFLRALQFCMLLPGPEAQQLATYLGWRLHGIRGGIAAGVLFLLPAVLLLWVLSLLYVTGRDWPLLHFFFDGLKPAVVAIVASALLKIGRRTVTSWPLALIAMISFALFLAHIPYPVVVLGFGLIGGLMLKKPSALEESPEKSPSRSRSWISSCLSSLSMALSILAIWLVPILGLFFWLGSKAMPFQVGLFFGKVAVLSFGGAYAALSYVSLHASSDWGWLSSGEMLDGLGLAETTPGPLLIALQFVAFLGCYKSPGILAPLLAATLGSLVAVWSLFLPSFLWIFSLAPHLEGIARNPRMAGALAAIGAVVTAVITCLALWFSEALFLPAGQLAVLPLMLALISFLLLQAKKVGVVPLILLCGIANVLTRLIAPSF; via the coding sequence ATGGGTGTTGCCGATCCAATCAAGCCCAACTTCAGTGAAGCCGTGCGTCTTTGGCTGAAGATCGGCTGTATCGGTTTCGGGGGACCCTCGGGTCAGATCGCGATCCTCCAGGCCGAGGTGGTCGAGAAAAGGGGATGGATCAAAGAGGCCGAGTTCCTGAGGGCTCTTCAATTCTGCATGCTTCTGCCCGGCCCGGAGGCCCAACAACTCGCCACCTATCTCGGATGGCGTCTTCACGGGATCCGGGGAGGGATAGCCGCCGGCGTACTCTTTCTACTGCCTGCGGTCCTGCTGCTCTGGGTGCTAAGCCTGCTCTACGTGACAGGCCGCGACTGGCCATTGCTACATTTCTTTTTTGATGGCTTGAAGCCTGCTGTGGTGGCGATCGTTGCCTCCGCATTGCTCAAGATCGGACGTCGGACAGTCACTAGTTGGCCTCTTGCGCTGATAGCCATGATTTCCTTTGCTCTCTTTCTGGCACACATTCCTTATCCCGTTGTGGTGTTGGGATTCGGTTTGATCGGAGGGCTGATGCTGAAAAAACCTTCAGCGCTGGAAGAATCCCCCGAGAAATCCCCATCGAGGTCGAGGAGTTGGATAAGCTCCTGCCTTTCGTCTCTAAGCATGGCACTGAGCATCCTGGCGATTTGGCTGGTTCCAATACTCGGACTGTTTTTCTGGCTGGGCTCCAAGGCGATGCCGTTTCAGGTTGGACTTTTTTTCGGCAAGGTTGCGGTACTGAGTTTCGGGGGAGCCTACGCAGCCCTCTCCTATGTCTCGCTGCACGCCTCGAGTGATTGGGGATGGCTTTCCTCTGGGGAGATGTTGGACGGGCTCGGTCTTGCCGAGACAACTCCAGGCCCCCTGCTGATCGCCCTGCAGTTCGTGGCTTTCCTGGGCTGCTACAAGTCCCCTGGCATTCTAGCGCCTCTACTTGCCGCCACTTTGGGAAGTCTCGTGGCTGTCTGGTCGCTTTTTTTACCTAGCTTTCTCTGGATTTTTTCGCTGGCTCCTCATCTTGAGGGGATTGCGCGGAATCCCCGCATGGCGGGGGCACTGGCTGCGATAGGAGCCGTGGTGACGGCCGTGATCACCTGCCTTGCACTCTGGTTTTCAGAGGCCCTCTTTCTGCCTGCCGGTCAGTTAGCGGTGCTTCCCCTCATGCTGGCCCTGATCTCCTTCCTTTTGCTGCAGGCTAAGAAAGTGGGCGTCGTTCCACTCATCCTGCTCTGTGGGATAGCGAACGTGCTGACCCGTCTTATTGCCCCCTCTTTCTGA